From Pseudomonas alcaligenes, a single genomic window includes:
- a CDS encoding DNA polymerase II produces MDLQQGFVLTRHWRDTPAGTQVEFWLATDAGPRLLRLPPQPSVAFIPLNQRERAAALLQGERGVELRELGLRDFHQRPVLGLYCQQHRQLMSLDKRLRKAGVDVYEADIRPPERYLMERFITAPVLFAGTPDAAGVLHEVQLQPGSDYRPRLRLVSLDIETSEHGELYSIALEGCGQRQVYMLGPQPEAAAVVDFQLDYCASRGELLERLNAWLAEHDPDAIIGWNLVQFDLRVLREHAQQLKVPLRLGRGGDELGWREHASHKHYFAAAAGRLIIDGIEALRSATWSFPSFSLESVAQTLLGEGKAIDTPYQRMDEINRMFAEDKPALARYNLKDCELVTRIFAKTQLIDFLLERASVTGLAADRSGGSVAAFEHLYLPLMHRQGFVAPNLGEKIPQTSPGGFVMSSQPGLYESVLVLDYKSLYPSIIRTFLIDPLGLIEGLRQPDDEHSVEGFRGARFSRTRHCLPAIVERVWQGREAAKREGNAPLSQALKIIMNAFYGVLGSSGCRFFDTRLASSITLRGHQIMRRTRELIEAAGYQVIYGDTDSTFVWLGSAHTEDEAARIGRALVQQVNQWWREHLQAEFGLTSALELQFETHYSRFLMPTIRGAEEGSKKRYAGLVRRADGRSEMVFKGLETVRTDWSPLAQRFQQELYQRIFDRQPYQDYVRDYVRRTLAGELDELLIYRKRLRRQLGDYQRNVPPHVRAARLADDYNDRLGRPRQYQNGGWISYLMTVAGPQPLEDQRALIDYEHYLSRQLQPVADAILPFVGGDFSALIDPQLGLF; encoded by the coding sequence GTGGATCTACAGCAGGGCTTTGTCCTGACCCGGCATTGGCGCGATACGCCCGCGGGCACCCAGGTCGAGTTCTGGCTGGCGACCGATGCCGGGCCACGTCTGCTACGCCTGCCGCCGCAACCTTCGGTGGCCTTTATCCCGCTGAACCAGCGCGAGCGCGCCGCGGCCCTGCTGCAGGGCGAGCGCGGGGTCGAACTGCGCGAACTGGGCCTGCGCGACTTCCACCAGCGTCCGGTGCTCGGCCTGTACTGCCAGCAGCATCGCCAGCTGATGAGCCTGGACAAGCGCCTGCGCAAGGCCGGGGTGGATGTCTACGAGGCCGATATCCGTCCGCCGGAGCGCTACCTGATGGAGCGCTTCATCACCGCCCCGGTGCTGTTCGCCGGCACGCCCGACGCCGCCGGTGTGCTGCACGAGGTGCAGCTGCAGCCGGGCAGCGACTACCGTCCGCGGCTGCGCCTGGTGTCCCTGGATATCGAGACCAGTGAGCATGGCGAGCTGTATTCGATCGCCCTGGAAGGCTGCGGCCAGCGCCAGGTCTATATGCTCGGCCCTCAACCCGAGGCAGCGGCCGTGGTGGACTTCCAGCTCGACTACTGTGCCAGCCGCGGCGAGCTGCTGGAGCGGCTCAACGCCTGGCTGGCTGAGCACGACCCGGATGCGATCATCGGCTGGAACCTGGTGCAGTTCGACCTGCGCGTGCTGCGCGAACATGCCCAGCAGCTCAAGGTGCCGCTGCGCCTTGGCCGTGGCGGCGACGAGCTGGGCTGGCGCGAGCACGCCAGCCACAAGCACTACTTCGCCGCAGCGGCCGGGCGGCTGATCATCGACGGCATCGAGGCGCTGCGCTCGGCGACCTGGAGCTTCCCCTCGTTCAGCCTGGAGTCGGTGGCCCAGACCCTGCTCGGCGAAGGCAAGGCGATCGACACGCCGTACCAGCGCATGGACGAGATCAACCGCATGTTCGCCGAGGACAAGCCGGCCCTGGCGCGCTACAACCTCAAGGACTGCGAGCTGGTCACGCGGATCTTCGCCAAGACCCAACTGATCGACTTCCTCCTCGAACGGGCCAGCGTCACCGGCCTGGCCGCCGATCGCAGCGGTGGCTCGGTGGCGGCCTTCGAGCACCTGTACCTGCCGCTGATGCATCGCCAGGGCTTCGTCGCCCCCAACCTCGGCGAGAAGATCCCCCAGACCAGCCCTGGCGGCTTCGTCATGAGTTCACAGCCGGGGCTGTACGAGTCGGTGCTGGTGCTCGACTACAAGAGCCTGTATCCCTCGATCATCCGCACCTTCCTGATCGATCCGCTGGGGCTGATCGAGGGTCTGCGCCAGCCCGACGACGAACACTCGGTGGAGGGCTTTCGCGGCGCGCGCTTCTCGCGCACCCGCCACTGCCTGCCGGCCATTGTCGAGCGGGTCTGGCAGGGGCGCGAGGCGGCCAAGCGCGAAGGCAACGCGCCGCTGTCGCAGGCGCTGAAGATCATCATGAACGCCTTCTACGGCGTGCTCGGCTCCAGCGGCTGCCGCTTCTTCGATACCCGCCTGGCCTCGTCCATCACCCTGCGCGGGCACCAGATCATGCGCCGCACCCGCGAGCTGATCGAGGCCGCCGGCTACCAGGTGATCTATGGCGACACCGACTCCACCTTCGTCTGGCTCGGTAGCGCCCATACCGAGGACGAGGCGGCGCGCATCGGGCGGGCGCTGGTGCAGCAGGTCAACCAGTGGTGGCGCGAGCATCTGCAGGCGGAATTCGGCCTGACCAGCGCGCTGGAGCTGCAGTTCGAAACCCACTACAGCCGCTTCCTGATGCCGACCATCCGTGGCGCCGAGGAGGGCAGCAAGAAGCGCTATGCCGGTCTGGTCAGGCGCGCCGACGGGCGCAGCGAAATGGTCTTCAAGGGCCTGGAAACGGTGCGCACCGACTGGTCGCCGCTGGCCCAGCGCTTCCAGCAGGAACTCTACCAGCGCATCTTCGACCGCCAGCCCTACCAGGACTACGTGCGCGACTATGTGCGGCGCACCCTGGCCGGCGAGCTCGACGAGCTGCTGATCTACCGCAAGCGCCTGCGCCGCCAGCTCGGCGACTACCAGCGCAACGTGCCGCCGCATGTGCGCGCCGCGCGCCTGGCCGATGACTACAACGACCGCCTGGGGCGCCCGCGGCAGTACCAGAACGGCGGCTGGATCAGCTACCTGATGACCGTGGCCGGGCCGCAGCCGCTGGAAGACCAGCGCGCCCTGATCGACTACGAGCATTACCTGAGCCGCCAGCTGCAGCCGGTGGCGGATGCCATTCTGCCGTTCGTGGGCGGTGACTTCTCCGCCCTGATCGACCCTCAGCTCGGGCTGTTCTGA
- a CDS encoding MFS transporter, which translates to MNLDNPSTPVMSNQTRWALLGLALVMLLSSLGISSANVALPTLARAFGVSFQAVQWVVLAYLLSSTCLVVGAGRLGDLFGRRRVLLGGILLFSAASLLCSLAASFWVLLLARAAQGLGAASMLALSMSFVAELVPAQRAGSAMGLLGTLSALGTALGPSLGGGLLAVSGWPAIFLVNLPLGLLAAWLAWRYLPRAQSVAASRQSFDLLGLLLLALSLAAYALAMTLGRGHFGGLNLLLLGVAGTVLMLFVRLESRLAAPLIHLASLGDAQLSCGLLMSGLVATVMMASLVVGPFYLATVLALDASRVGLVMSAGPLLAALVGAPGGRLVDRLGPTAVLAGGLSAMLAGCGLLALLPSGYGVPGYLAPLLLVTAGYALFQAANNTAVMARGQAQQRGVLAALLNLARNLGLITGAAVLGAVFAATAMPAAGGHAAAEVAGGLQRTFAVAALLVGVALALLPLGRMLARRNLALDSAG; encoded by the coding sequence ATGAACCTCGACAATCCCTCCACTCCCGTAATGTCCAACCAGACCCGCTGGGCGCTGCTTGGCCTGGCCCTGGTCATGCTGCTGTCCTCGTTGGGCATCAGCAGTGCCAACGTGGCCCTGCCGACTCTGGCGCGAGCCTTCGGCGTGTCCTTCCAGGCCGTGCAGTGGGTGGTGCTCGCCTACCTGCTGAGCAGCACCTGCCTGGTGGTCGGCGCCGGGCGCCTGGGCGATCTGTTCGGCCGGCGCCGCGTGCTGCTGGGTGGCATCCTGCTGTTCAGCGCCGCCTCGCTGCTGTGCAGCCTGGCAGCGTCGTTCTGGGTGCTGCTGCTGGCGCGCGCGGCGCAGGGGCTGGGCGCAGCGAGCATGCTGGCGCTGAGCATGAGCTTCGTCGCCGAGCTGGTGCCGGCGCAAAGGGCCGGCAGCGCGATGGGCCTGCTCGGCACCCTGTCGGCGCTCGGCACGGCGCTGGGCCCGTCGCTGGGTGGCGGCCTGCTGGCCGTCAGCGGCTGGCCGGCAATCTTCCTGGTCAACCTGCCGCTGGGCCTGCTGGCCGCCTGGCTGGCCTGGCGCTATCTGCCCCGCGCGCAGTCGGTGGCGGCGAGCCGGCAGTCCTTCGACCTGCTCGGCCTGTTGCTGCTGGCGCTGAGTCTGGCCGCCTATGCCCTGGCGATGACCCTCGGCCGGGGGCACTTCGGCGGGCTCAACCTGCTGCTGTTGGGTGTTGCCGGCACTGTTCTCATGCTGTTTGTGCGCCTCGAGAGCCGCCTGGCCGCGCCACTGATCCACCTGGCCAGCCTGGGTGATGCGCAGCTGAGCTGCGGCCTGCTGATGAGCGGGCTGGTCGCCACGGTCATGATGGCGAGCCTGGTGGTGGGGCCGTTCTACCTGGCTACGGTGCTGGCACTGGATGCGTCGCGGGTCGGCCTAGTGATGTCGGCGGGGCCGCTGCTGGCAGCGCTGGTCGGGGCGCCGGGCGGGCGTCTGGTCGATCGCCTGGGCCCGACTGCCGTGCTGGCCGGTGGCCTGAGCGCGATGCTCGCCGGTTGCGGGCTGCTGGCGCTGCTGCCAAGCGGTTACGGGGTGCCGGGCTATCTGGCGCCGCTGCTGCTGGTGACCGCCGGCTACGCGCTGTTCCAGGCGGCCAACAACACCGCGGTGATGGCCCGCGGGCAGGCACAGCAGCGCGGTGTGCTGGCCGCCTTGCTCAATCTGGCGCGCAACCTCGGGCTGATCACCGGCGCCGCCGTGCTGGGCGCGGTGTTCGCCGCCACCGCCATGCCGGCGGCCGGTGGCCATGCGGCGGCGGAGGTGGCCGGCGGCCTGCAGCGTACCTTCGCGGTCGCCGCGCTGCTGGTCGGCGTTGCCCTCGCGCTGCTGCCGCTGGGGCGCATGCTGGCGCGCCGGAATCTGGCGCTCGACAGCGCCGGCTAG
- a CDS encoding MerR family transcriptional regulator — protein MKIGELASRTGLAPSRIRFYESSGLISAQRQANGYREYPEQTVQILDIITGAQQSGFSLEEIRRLLPGSEQQGWPHDELLASLQRKVGEIEVMQQRLAQNKAHLLSIIAGIEGKPEGMSCSVNAERVLANLREARQGE, from the coding sequence ATGAAAATCGGTGAACTGGCCAGCCGTACCGGGCTGGCGCCTTCGCGGATCCGCTTCTACGAGAGCAGCGGGCTGATCAGCGCCCAGCGCCAGGCCAACGGCTACCGCGAGTACCCGGAGCAGACGGTGCAGATCCTCGACATCATCACCGGCGCCCAGCAGTCCGGCTTCAGCCTGGAGGAGATCCGCCGCCTGCTGCCCGGCAGCGAGCAGCAGGGCTGGCCCCACGACGAGCTGCTGGCCAGCCTGCAGCGCAAGGTCGGCGAGATCGAGGTCATGCAGCAGCGCCTGGCGCAGAACAAGGCGCACCTGCTGAGCATCATCGCCGGCATCGAGGGCAAGCCGGAGGGCATGTCGTGCTCGGTCAACGCCGAGCGGGTGCTGGCCAACCTGCGCGAGGCGCGGCAGGGCGAGTAG
- a CDS encoding HPF/RaiA family ribosome-associated protein — MQVQVHTNQVEGSARLQEWVSTEVMDKLDHFDEFLTRVVVHISDENAHKAGADDKRCHIEARPKGHQPISVTHKADQMGIAVDGAAEKMRHALEHLTGRLEAKVVSTGRFVDPTDVILTDALLEEEFLARQEELDQA; from the coding sequence ATGCAAGTTCAAGTTCACACGAACCAGGTTGAAGGCAGTGCTCGGCTTCAGGAGTGGGTCAGTACGGAGGTGATGGACAAGCTCGATCACTTCGATGAGTTTCTGACCCGGGTGGTCGTCCATATCAGCGATGAAAACGCACACAAGGCCGGCGCCGACGACAAGCGCTGCCATATCGAGGCCCGCCCCAAGGGCCACCAGCCGATTTCCGTGACCCACAAGGCCGACCAGATGGGCATTGCCGTGGATGGTGCCGCAGAGAAAATGCGCCACGCCCTGGAACACCTGACCGGGCGCCTGGAGGCCAAGGTGGTGTCCACCGGCCGCTTCGTCGATCCGACTGACGTGATACTCACCGATGCCCTGCTGGAGGAGGAATTCCTGGCTCGCCAGGAAGAGCTGGATCAGGCCTGA
- a CDS encoding bifunctional diguanylate cyclase/phosphodiesterase, whose translation MSEELWQRRLDRERQARKTAEQLLTEKSRELYQSTVELKQALAASEDQRRLQLALWGSGELIWEWQAQDNLMRLHTFSSEPGDTLCETLPWDDWLQRLHPDDQSAALHDWHENLCGRRDYYDLEFRVRNSPDTAWHWLRTQGRAVERDAHGMAQRITGTCKDITRQREAEEHLRLLAAAFANNRDANAVLASDKRVLQANAAFHELIGITPAQLQGLQLDKLLLDADDCCPWSALCSTDHWQGELICLRQNGQRIPVELSSTLVRARDQQDDHLVLSLRDISERRRAADHLQHLARLDVLTQLPNRLQFQERLQRTLQGLQAGRCLALLFVDLDDFKQVNDAFGHDIGDALLQQVAIRLQRTLRQRDLVARWGGDEFVVLLELHKQQEVIRVANKLINALNEPMELAGHILTATPSIGIALAPEHGNEAGELLRHADAAMYVAKREGRNQYALYRPELNEQLLHRVKLANLLRRALEQQELSLALQPKIRLSDQRIIGAEALLRWDTAEFGRVAPTTFIPLAEELGLIVPIGHWLVREAAALLDDWQRRGWPLSLAINLSARQLYDPQLLPVLNASIGQTTASAEALELEVTESILLEDAASARQRLQALHDAGFRIALDDFGTGYSSLSYLKDLPLDRVKIDRSFISDLEQSPRGQALLSSIADLCRALSLQTTAEGVETAAQLRLVQAEGIDEVQGYFYYPPLTIDAFNRLLDTETGSSRLGTQDA comes from the coding sequence TTGAGTGAAGAACTCTGGCAACGCCGCCTGGATCGCGAACGGCAGGCGCGCAAGACCGCCGAACAGCTGCTCACGGAGAAATCCCGCGAGCTCTACCAGAGCACGGTCGAGCTCAAGCAGGCCCTGGCCGCCTCGGAAGACCAGCGGCGCCTGCAGCTGGCACTGTGGGGCAGCGGCGAACTGATCTGGGAATGGCAGGCCCAGGACAACCTGATGCGTCTGCACACCTTTTCCAGCGAGCCGGGCGATACCCTGTGCGAAACCCTGCCCTGGGATGACTGGCTGCAGCGCCTGCACCCGGACGACCAGAGCGCCGCCCTGCACGACTGGCACGAAAACCTGTGCGGGCGACGCGACTACTACGACCTGGAATTTCGCGTGCGCAACAGCCCCGACACCGCCTGGCACTGGCTGCGCACCCAGGGCCGTGCGGTGGAGCGCGACGCGCACGGCATGGCGCAGCGTATCACCGGCACCTGCAAGGACATCACCCGCCAACGCGAAGCCGAAGAGCACCTGCGCCTGCTGGCCGCCGCCTTTGCCAACAACCGCGACGCCAATGCGGTACTGGCCAGCGACAAGCGCGTGCTGCAGGCCAATGCCGCCTTTCATGAGCTCATCGGCATCACCCCTGCGCAGTTGCAAGGACTGCAGCTGGACAAGCTGCTGCTGGATGCCGACGACTGCTGCCCCTGGTCGGCGCTGTGCAGCACCGACCACTGGCAGGGCGAACTGATCTGCCTGCGGCAGAACGGCCAGCGCATTCCGGTCGAGCTGAGCAGCACCCTGGTGCGCGCCCGCGACCAGCAGGACGATCATCTGGTGCTGTCGCTGCGCGACATCAGCGAGCGCCGCCGCGCGGCGGATCACCTGCAGCACCTGGCCCGCCTCGATGTGCTGACCCAGCTGCCCAACCGCCTGCAGTTCCAGGAACGCCTGCAGCGCACCCTGCAGGGCTTGCAGGCCGGCCGCTGCCTGGCCCTGCTGTTTGTCGACCTGGACGATTTCAAGCAGGTCAACGACGCCTTTGGCCACGATATCGGCGATGCGCTGCTGCAGCAGGTCGCCATCCGCCTGCAGAGAACCCTGCGCCAGCGTGACCTGGTGGCGCGCTGGGGCGGCGACGAGTTCGTCGTGCTCCTGGAGCTGCACAAGCAGCAGGAAGTGATACGGGTCGCCAACAAGCTGATCAACGCGCTCAACGAGCCTATGGAGCTGGCGGGCCACATCCTCACGGCCACGCCCAGCATCGGCATCGCCCTGGCGCCCGAGCACGGCAACGAAGCCGGCGAGCTGCTGCGCCACGCCGACGCGGCCATGTACGTGGCCAAGCGCGAGGGGCGCAACCAGTACGCGCTGTACCGCCCCGAGCTGAATGAGCAACTGCTGCATAGGGTCAAGCTGGCCAACCTGTTGCGCCGCGCCCTGGAGCAGCAAGAGCTGAGCCTGGCGCTGCAACCGAAGATCCGCCTGAGCGACCAGCGCATCATCGGCGCCGAAGCCTTGCTGCGCTGGGACACCGCCGAGTTCGGCCGGGTCGCGCCGACAACCTTCATTCCCCTGGCCGAAGAGCTGGGCCTGATCGTGCCGATCGGCCACTGGCTGGTGCGCGAAGCGGCAGCCCTGCTCGACGACTGGCAGCGGCGTGGCTGGCCGCTGAGCCTGGCGATCAATCTGTCGGCGCGGCAACTGTATGACCCGCAGCTGCTGCCCGTGCTCAACGCCAGCATCGGCCAGACCACGGCCAGCGCCGAGGCACTGGAGCTGGAGGTGACCGAGTCCATCCTGCTGGAAGATGCCGCCTCCGCCCGCCAACGCCTGCAGGCCCTGCATGACGCCGGCTTTCGCATTGCCCTGGACGACTTCGGCACCGGCTACTCGTCCTTGAGCTACCTGAAGGATCTGCCACTGGATCGGGTGAAGATCGACCGCAGCTTCATTTCCGACCTGGAGCAGTCGCCGCGCGGCCAGGCGCTGCTGTCGTCGATCGCGGATCTGTGCCGCGCGCTGTCGCTGCAGACCACCGCGGAAGGGGTGGAAACCGCGGCGCAGCTGCGGCTGGTGCAGGCCGAAGGCATCGATGAGGTACAGGGCTACTTCTACTACCCGCCCCTGACCATCGATGCCTTCAACCGCCTGCTGGACACCGAGACCGGCTCAAGCCGGCTCGGCACGCAGGATGCCTGA
- a CDS encoding glutamine synthetase family protein has product MFASVQEAEDFLAANPDIELFELFVLDGNGVPRGKLLHREELLAVYQSGRPLPSTLLGLTLHGEDVEDSGLVWEVGDIDCRAYPLPGSLQRLPWRQIPTAAVQVSMHPSEGLPATVADPRHLLVRVIDALKADGYQPVMACELEFYLLDQQRDAQGRPQPALDADGGRPRSTQVYGLRELEQIEPFLADLYAACKAQGIPARTAISEYAPGQVEITLEHGDALLAMDQAVRYKRLVKGVAHKHGMQACFMAKPFDHLAGTGMHMHVSLADEQGNNLFASEAKEGSALLRQAVGGMLASLLDSLLLFCPNANSYRRFQAHSYAPLAPTWGVDNRTVSLRVPGGPAHTRHVEHRICGADANPYLAAAAILAGIHRGLRERLDPGAPVQGNGYAQAKQFLPTEWSASLHALEHSAWARDAFGAEFLRVYLAVKRAEYRQFMGEVGEQDWRWYLTNA; this is encoded by the coding sequence ATGTTTGCTTCTGTCCAAGAGGCCGAGGATTTCCTGGCCGCCAACCCTGACATCGAGCTGTTCGAGCTGTTCGTCCTCGATGGCAACGGCGTGCCACGCGGCAAGCTGCTGCACCGCGAGGAGCTGCTGGCCGTGTACCAGAGCGGCCGGCCGCTGCCCAGCACCCTGCTCGGCCTGACCCTGCACGGCGAGGATGTCGAGGATTCCGGCCTGGTCTGGGAGGTGGGCGACATCGACTGCCGCGCCTACCCGCTGCCCGGCAGCCTGCAGCGTCTGCCCTGGCGGCAGATTCCCACTGCCGCCGTGCAGGTTTCCATGCACCCCAGCGAGGGCCTGCCGGCCACCGTGGCCGATCCGCGCCACCTGCTGGTACGGGTGATCGACGCGCTCAAGGCCGACGGCTACCAGCCGGTGATGGCCTGCGAGCTGGAGTTCTACCTGCTCGACCAGCAACGCGACGCCCAGGGCCGCCCGCAACCGGCTCTGGATGCCGACGGTGGCCGCCCGCGCAGCACCCAGGTGTATGGCCTGCGCGAGCTGGAGCAGATCGAGCCGTTCCTCGCCGACCTCTATGCCGCCTGCAAGGCCCAGGGCATTCCGGCGCGCACGGCGATTTCCGAATATGCGCCGGGCCAGGTGGAGATCACCCTGGAGCATGGCGATGCGCTGCTCGCCATGGATCAGGCGGTGCGCTACAAGCGCCTGGTCAAGGGGGTGGCGCACAAGCACGGGATGCAGGCCTGCTTCATGGCCAAGCCGTTCGACCATCTGGCCGGCACCGGCATGCATATGCATGTGAGCCTGGCGGACGAGCAGGGCAACAACCTGTTCGCCAGCGAGGCCAAGGAGGGCAGTGCACTGCTGCGCCAGGCGGTCGGCGGCATGCTCGCCAGCCTGCTCGACTCGCTGCTGCTGTTCTGCCCCAACGCCAATTCCTACCGGCGCTTCCAGGCCCACAGCTACGCGCCGCTGGCGCCGACCTGGGGCGTCGACAACCGCACCGTGAGCCTGCGCGTACCGGGCGGCCCGGCGCATACCCGGCATGTCGAGCACCGCATCTGCGGCGCCGACGCCAACCCCTACTTGGCCGCTGCGGCGATTCTCGCCGGCATCCACCGTGGCCTGCGCGAGCGTCTCGACCCGGGCGCGCCGGTGCAGGGCAACGGCTATGCCCAGGCCAAGCAGTTCCTGCCCACCGAATGGTCGGCCTCGTTGCACGCCCTGGAGCACTCCGCCTGGGCTCGCGATGCCTTCGGCGCGGAGTTCCTGCGCGTGTACCTGGCAGTGAAACGCGCCGAGTACCGCCAGTTCATGGGCGAAGTGGGCGAACAGGACTGGCGCTGGTACCTGACCAACGCCTGA
- a CDS encoding LysR family transcriptional regulator produces MTTPDLNLLLTLDVLLAEGSVARAAQRLQLSPSAMSRALARLRASTGDPLLVRAGRGLVPTPRALQLREQVSQLVQDAQAALRPQEQLDLGRLRRRFTLRTSDGFVENFGASLLARIAAQAPGVQLRFVTKTDKDSRLLREGSIDLDTGVIGAGTSPELHARVLFHDRFIGVVRPGHPLCQGELSAARYAAGRHVLVSRTGEERGPLAEALAALGLQREIVCLVGGFSAALALARTSELIASVPQRHTANLRDGLHSFALPFATSEFPVSMLWHPRMDADPAQRWLRDCVRQVCAAVDQNSPS; encoded by the coding sequence ATGACCACGCCCGACCTCAACCTGCTGCTCACCCTCGATGTGCTGCTCGCCGAAGGCAGCGTGGCCCGCGCCGCCCAGCGCCTGCAGCTGAGCCCCTCGGCCATGAGCCGGGCGCTGGCGCGGCTGCGCGCCAGCACCGGCGATCCGCTGCTGGTACGCGCCGGCCGCGGCCTGGTGCCGACCCCACGAGCCCTGCAGCTGCGCGAGCAGGTCAGCCAGCTGGTGCAGGATGCCCAGGCGGCCCTGCGCCCGCAGGAACAGCTCGACCTCGGCCGGCTCAGGCGGCGCTTCACCCTGCGCACCAGCGACGGCTTCGTGGAGAACTTCGGCGCCAGTCTGCTGGCGCGCATCGCGGCCCAGGCGCCTGGCGTACAACTGCGCTTCGTGACCAAGACCGACAAGGACAGCCGCCTGCTGCGCGAAGGCAGCATCGACCTCGACACCGGGGTGATCGGCGCCGGCACCAGCCCGGAGCTGCACGCCCGGGTGCTGTTCCATGACCGTTTCATCGGCGTGGTGCGGCCGGGCCATCCGCTGTGCCAGGGCGAACTCAGCGCCGCCCGCTATGCCGCCGGCCGCCACGTCCTGGTGTCGCGCACCGGCGAGGAGCGCGGGCCGCTGGCCGAGGCGCTGGCGGCACTGGGTCTGCAGCGCGAGATCGTCTGCCTGGTCGGCGGCTTCTCCGCCGCCCTGGCCCTGGCACGTACCAGCGAGCTGATCGCCAGCGTGCCGCAGCGCCACACCGCCAACCTGCGCGACGGGCTGCACAGCTTCGCCCTGCCCTTCGCCACGTCGGAGTTTCCGGTGTCGATGCTCTGGCACCCGCGCATGGACGCCGACCCGGCCCAGCGCTGGCTGCGCGACTGCGTGCGCCAGGTGTGCGCGGCGGTGGATCAGAACAGCCCGAGCTGA
- a CDS encoding FAD-binding oxidoreductase, translating to MNAATQPVIAAAERTKSYYSATLNEETNYPTLQGQVSVDVAIIGGGFTGVATAVELAERGLKVAIVETNKIGWGATGRNGGQVTGSLSGDAAMRKQMRNTIGEEVDDFIWHLRWRGHEIIKNRVQKYGIQCDLRHGHLHAAMKPSHMDELRSSYAEALERGMGDDISLLDADGVRAHLASDIYMGAIKNTRNMHLHPLNLCIGEAKAAASLGALIFEHSEVLDIVQGANPAVITAQGRIDAKQVLLAGDVYHKLARKQLKGMIFPAMGGIVTTAPLGDLAKELNPQTLAVYDCRFVLDYYRMTNDGRLLFGGGANYSGRDSRDIAGELRPCIERTFPQLKGVEIEFQWSCAMGIVMNRIPQLGKLSQNVWYCQGYSGHGIATTHIMGEIMANALTGTLGHYDTFAACKHIKVPMGDVFGNPMLAAGMWYYQMMEKLR from the coding sequence ATGAACGCAGCAACCCAACCCGTGATCGCCGCCGCCGAGCGCACCAAGTCCTACTACAGCGCCACGCTGAACGAGGAAACCAACTACCCGACCCTGCAGGGCCAGGTCAGTGTCGATGTCGCCATCATCGGCGGCGGCTTCACCGGCGTCGCCACTGCAGTGGAACTGGCCGAGCGCGGCCTCAAGGTGGCCATAGTCGAGACCAACAAGATCGGCTGGGGTGCCACCGGGCGCAACGGCGGCCAGGTCACCGGCAGCCTGTCGGGCGATGCGGCCATGCGCAAGCAGATGCGCAACACCATCGGCGAGGAAGTCGACGACTTCATCTGGCACCTGCGCTGGCGCGGCCACGAGATCATCAAGAACCGCGTGCAGAAGTACGGCATCCAGTGCGACCTGCGCCACGGCCACCTGCACGCGGCGATGAAGCCCTCGCACATGGATGAACTGCGCAGCTCCTACGCCGAGGCGCTGGAGCGCGGCATGGGTGACGACATCAGCCTGCTCGACGCCGATGGCGTGCGCGCGCACCTGGCCAGCGACATCTACATGGGTGCGATCAAGAACACCCGCAACATGCACCTGCACCCGCTCAACCTGTGCATCGGCGAGGCCAAGGCCGCGGCCAGCCTGGGCGCGCTGATCTTCGAACACTCCGAGGTGCTGGACATCGTCCAGGGCGCCAACCCGGCGGTGATCACCGCCCAGGGCCGCATCGACGCCAAGCAGGTGCTGCTGGCCGGCGACGTCTACCACAAGCTGGCGCGCAAGCAGCTCAAGGGCATGATCTTCCCGGCCATGGGTGGCATCGTCACCACCGCGCCGCTGGGCGACCTGGCCAAGGAGCTCAACCCGCAGACCCTGGCCGTGTACGACTGCCGCTTCGTGCTCGACTACTACCGCATGACCAACGACGGCCGCCTGCTGTTCGGCGGTGGCGCCAACTACTCGGGCCGCGACTCGCGGGATATCGCCGGTGAGCTGCGCCCGTGCATCGAGCGCACCTTCCCGCAGCTCAAGGGCGTGGAGATCGAGTTCCAGTGGAGCTGCGCCATGGGCATCGTGATGAACCGCATCCCGCAGCTGGGCAAGCTGTCGCAGAACGTCTGGTACTGCCAGGGCTACTCCGGCCATGGCATCGCCACCACCCACATCATGGGCGAGATCATGGCCAACGCCCTGACCGGCACCCTCGGCCACTACGACACCTTCGCCGCTTGCAAGCACATCAAGGTGCCGATGGGCGACGTGTTCGGCAACCCGATGCTGGCTGCCGGCATGTGGTACTACCAGATGATGGAAAAGCTGCGCTGA